In a single window of the Acinetobacter tibetensis genome:
- a CDS encoding SulP family inorganic anion transporter, protein MISLKRSEWLSNIRTDVLAGIVVGLALIPESIAFSAIAGVDPQVGLYASFCIAVSIAFFGGRPAMISAATGAMALLMITLVKDHGLQYLFATTILTGCIQIIAGYFKVAKLMRFVSQSVVYGFVNALAILIFVAQIPEIQRMDFIGYSFVALGLAIVYLFPYIPKIGKLLPAPLICIILLSLVALVFGADMRTVSDLGQFPDTLPVFLIPDIPLNLETLKIIFPYAMTLATVGLLETMMTTTIVNEVTGTEGDRHKECRGQGFANIISGFMGGMAGCAMIGQSIINVSSGARTRLSTLVAGVFLLCLVVFLKDWLAYIPMAALVAIMIMVSFTTFNWDSVKQFRKHPKQSNIVMLSVVVIVLATHNLALGVFIGVCLSALFLVNKLESEVKVTSKLINAETLEYQVSGQIFFSSAEKFYQFFDVSTSAKHVILDLTHAHVWDITSVNMLNTIVQKFRDQDIDIEVVGLNEASSTLIDRYNPL, encoded by the coding sequence GTGATTAGCCTTAAAAGATCAGAATGGTTATCCAATATTCGTACAGATGTACTTGCTGGTATTGTCGTTGGTTTAGCTCTTATTCCTGAATCGATTGCATTCTCGGCAATCGCAGGTGTTGACCCACAAGTCGGTTTATATGCCTCATTCTGTATTGCAGTGAGTATTGCCTTTTTTGGTGGACGCCCTGCCATGATTTCTGCAGCAACGGGTGCAATGGCGTTGCTGATGATTACCTTGGTCAAAGATCATGGTCTTCAATACTTATTTGCGACCACCATTTTGACAGGTTGTATTCAGATTATTGCAGGCTATTTTAAAGTCGCAAAATTGATGCGATTTGTCTCTCAATCCGTGGTCTATGGCTTTGTTAATGCGCTCGCTATTTTAATTTTTGTGGCACAAATTCCTGAAATACAACGCATGGATTTTATAGGCTATAGCTTTGTAGCTTTAGGTTTAGCTATTGTTTATCTATTTCCATATATCCCCAAGATTGGCAAATTACTGCCTGCACCGTTAATCTGTATTATTTTACTGAGCTTAGTTGCTCTCGTTTTTGGCGCAGATATGCGAACAGTCAGTGATTTAGGTCAATTCCCTGATACGCTGCCTGTCTTTTTAATTCCAGACATTCCACTGAATCTTGAAACCTTAAAAATCATCTTTCCATACGCAATGACCTTGGCCACAGTTGGTTTACTTGAAACCATGATGACCACCACTATTGTAAATGAAGTGACAGGAACTGAAGGTGATCGTCATAAAGAATGCCGCGGACAAGGTTTTGCCAATATTATTAGTGGCTTTATGGGCGGTATGGCAGGTTGTGCCATGATTGGTCAATCCATCATCAATGTGAGTTCAGGCGCTCGTACACGACTTTCTACCTTGGTAGCTGGTGTATTCTTGCTCTGTCTGGTGGTGTTTTTAAAAGATTGGTTGGCTTATATTCCGATGGCTGCACTGGTTGCCATTATGATTATGGTGTCCTTTACCACCTTTAACTGGGACTCGGTCAAACAGTTTCGCAAGCATCCGAAACAAAGTAATATTGTCATGCTCAGTGTGGTTGTTATTGTTTTAGCGACGCACAATTTGGCTTTAGGTGTATTTATTGGCGTCTGCCTTTCTGCGCTCTTTCTTGTAAATAAATTGGAAAGTGAAGTGAAAGTCACATCTAAATTAATTAACGCTGAAACTTTGGAATATCAAGTTTCAGGACAAATTTTCTTTAGTAGTGCTGAAAAGTTTTATCAGTTTTTTGATGTCTCAACTTCTGCCAAACATGTGATTCTGGATCTGACCCATGCACATGTCTGGGATATTACTTCCGTCAATATGCTGAATACCATCGTGCAGAAGTTTCGAGATCAGGATATCGATATTGAAGTGGTCGGTTTAAATGAAGCCAGTAGTACCCTGATTGACCGCTATAATCCGCTTTGA
- a CDS encoding DUF423 domain-containing protein translates to MWIAISALNLAIAVMLGAFGAHGLKARATEVQLAWWHTATDYFFYHALGLLALAILAKVVPQLPIKMSFSLIQIGIFFFCGSLYVMALGLPRILGAITPIGGALMMAGWLVLAWNAYKYAK, encoded by the coding sequence ATGTGGATCGCAATCTCTGCACTTAATTTAGCAATTGCTGTCATGCTAGGCGCTTTTGGTGCACATGGTTTAAAAGCGCGTGCAACCGAAGTTCAACTGGCGTGGTGGCACACAGCAACAGATTATTTTTTCTATCATGCCTTGGGCTTATTGGCGCTCGCCATTTTGGCAAAAGTAGTTCCCCAACTGCCTATTAAAATGAGTTTTTCCCTTATTCAAATTGGAATTTTCTTCTTTTGTGGCTCATTGTACGTCATGGCTTTAGGTTTACCTCGCATCTTAGGTGCCATTACCCCTATTGGCGGTGCCCTCATGATGGCTGGATGGCTGGTTCTGGCTTGGAATGCTTACAAATACGCCAAATAA
- the rpoH gene encoding RNA polymerase sigma factor RpoH, with translation MSDSSNQLMPLSLSAPGVNLGAYISTVNQIPILTAEQEKELAERYYYDQDLDAAKMLVMSHLRFVVHIARSYAGYGLPQGDLIQEGNLGLMKAVKRFDPNMGVRLVSFAVHWIKAEIHEYVIRNWRIVKIATTKAQRKLFFNLRSLKKSSKKLTLEEAQSIANDLNVTPEQVIEMEGRLTAYDAAFEAQGDDDDEGSTHVAPALYLEDNRYDPARLVENEDYEEQSTSALHEAMEQLDDRSRNILQRRWLDDDKSTLHELAAEYNVSAERIRQLEKNAMEKIKVAMSSN, from the coding sequence ATGAGTGACAGCAGCAATCAATTGATGCCCCTGTCATTATCTGCACCAGGTGTAAACCTTGGGGCATATATTAGTACTGTCAATCAGATTCCAATTTTAACAGCCGAACAAGAAAAAGAGTTAGCTGAGCGTTATTACTACGACCAAGACCTTGATGCTGCAAAAATGCTGGTGATGTCGCATTTACGCTTTGTGGTACATATTGCGCGTAGTTATGCAGGTTATGGATTACCTCAAGGCGATTTAATTCAAGAAGGCAACCTAGGCTTGATGAAAGCCGTAAAACGTTTTGACCCAAATATGGGCGTACGCTTGGTTTCATTTGCAGTACACTGGATTAAAGCCGAAATTCATGAATACGTTATTCGCAACTGGCGAATCGTAAAAATTGCAACAACCAAAGCACAACGTAAATTGTTCTTTAATTTACGTAGTCTGAAAAAATCAAGCAAAAAACTGACGCTTGAAGAAGCACAATCGATTGCCAATGACTTGAATGTAACTCCAGAGCAAGTCATTGAAATGGAAGGACGTTTAACCGCTTATGATGCTGCATTCGAAGCACAGGGTGATGATGATGACGAAGGCTCAACCCATGTCGCTCCTGCATTATATTTAGAAGATAATCGTTACGACCCTGCTCGCTTAGTTGAAAATGAAGACTATGAGGAACAAAGCACCTCTGCCTTACATGAAGCAATGGAGCAACTCGATGATCGCTCACGGAATATTTTACAACGTCGTTGGTTAGATGATGACAAATCTACCTTGCATGAGTTAGCTGCTGAATATAACGTCTCTGCCGAACGTATCCGTCAGTTAGAAAAAAATGCGATGGAAAAAATTAAAGTCGCAATGTCATCTAATTAA
- the trmB gene encoding tRNA (guanosine(46)-N7)-methyltransferase TrmB: protein MSTDLLEPQVVELDNLNEHREIVTFMRRSSPLNTSQRTALEQYGHLILEYPVGDLRQHFEHPERPLTVEIGFGMGRSLVLMAKANPERNFVGIEVHVPGIAQCVYEAGMAGLTNLRLLDADAIQVLREMPDNSINAVQLYFPDPWQKKRHFKRRFVSHDRMPLVEQKLEMGGTFHAATDWEPYAEWMLDVLDNRPNLENMAGKGNSYPRPDWRPQTKFERRGLEDGHKINDFLFKKIK, encoded by the coding sequence ATGTCAACCGATCTATTAGAACCGCAAGTCGTCGAGCTAGACAACTTGAATGAGCATCGTGAAATTGTGACTTTTATGCGTCGCTCTTCTCCGCTGAATACTTCTCAACGTACTGCGCTTGAACAATATGGTCACTTAATTTTGGAATATCCAGTCGGTGATTTACGTCAGCATTTTGAACACCCTGAACGTCCATTAACTGTTGAAATTGGTTTTGGTATGGGTCGTTCACTGGTGCTTATGGCGAAAGCTAATCCTGAACGTAACTTTGTCGGGATTGAAGTCCATGTTCCTGGTATTGCTCAATGTGTATATGAGGCTGGCATGGCAGGTTTAACCAACCTTCGTCTTTTAGATGCCGATGCAATTCAAGTACTACGTGAAATGCCAGACAACAGCATCAACGCTGTGCAACTTTATTTCCCAGACCCATGGCAGAAAAAACGTCACTTCAAACGTCGTTTCGTGTCACATGACCGTATGCCACTGGTTGAACAGAAGTTAGAAATGGGTGGAACATTCCACGCAGCGACAGACTGGGAACCATATGCAGAATGGATGCTTGATGTGCTCGATAACCGTCCAAATCTTGAGAATATGGCAGGTAAAGGCAACAGCTACCCGCGCCCAGACTGGCGTCCACAAACCAAGTTTGAACGTCGTGGACTGGAAGACGGTCATAAGATCAACGACTTCTTATTTAAGAAAATTAAATAA
- a CDS encoding fatty acid desaturase, producing MRSHLLLEQVQWKDLVQLGRTDVISELLISLPWLLVSFIFAGFQWYILALFCSFMFFLTGLRQVHNAFHFALGISRPATHWVMFILSIVMLGSMHAVQINHLRHHQYCMQEEDIEAKSATMKWWQALLFGPIFPWMLHKKAFEVGSKTQKKWMSAELVANVIVLFLVFVVLDISVLKYHVSAMLIGQCMTAFFAVWTVHHDTEDHIYMARTVRNEFKRVVTYNMFYHVEHHLFPAVPTRRLHILAKRLDEYDPTVEIRHVF from the coding sequence ATGCGTTCACATTTATTATTAGAACAGGTGCAGTGGAAAGATCTTGTGCAGTTAGGCCGTACTGATGTCATCAGTGAGTTACTCATTTCTTTACCGTGGTTACTGGTCTCGTTCATTTTCGCTGGTTTTCAGTGGTATATTTTGGCACTGTTTTGCTCGTTTATGTTTTTCTTAACAGGGCTTAGACAAGTGCATAACGCCTTTCATTTTGCTTTAGGCATTAGCCGACCCGCGACACATTGGGTCATGTTTATCTTAAGTATTGTCATGCTAGGCTCAATGCATGCGGTGCAAATCAATCATCTTCGACACCATCAGTACTGTATGCAAGAAGAGGATATTGAAGCAAAAAGTGCAACCATGAAGTGGTGGCAAGCTTTGCTTTTTGGCCCTATTTTTCCGTGGATGTTGCATAAAAAAGCATTTGAGGTTGGAAGTAAGACGCAGAAAAAGTGGATGTCCGCTGAGCTTGTTGCCAATGTGATCGTGCTGTTTTTGGTTTTTGTCGTCTTGGATATCAGTGTTTTAAAATACCATGTCAGTGCAATGTTGATTGGGCAATGCATGACGGCTTTTTTTGCGGTATGGACGGTGCATCATGATACGGAAGATCATATTTATATGGCACGTACAGTACGTAATGAGTTTAAGCGGGTCGTGACCTACAACATGTTTTATCATGTGGAGCATCATTTGTTTCCAGCAGTGCCGACACGACGTTTACATATTTTGGCAAAACGCTTAGATGAATATGATCCGACGGTTGAAATTCGGCATGTGTTTTAA
- a CDS encoding thiazole synthase, which yields MEDTPLIIGSRTFHSRLLVGTGKYKDLNETDLAIQASGAEIVTVAIRRVNIGQHPDQPNLLSVIPPEKYTILPNTAGCFDANSAVRTCMLARELLDGHNLVKLEVLGDEKTLYPNITETLKAARTLIDDGFEIMVYTSDDPIVAQELESMGCVAIMPLGSLIGSGLGILNPHTISIIKENAKVPVLVDAGVGTASDAAIAMELGCDGVLMNTAIAAAQNPILMASAMKKAVEAGREAFLAGRMPRKRMANASSPETGYFFK from the coding sequence ATGGAAGATACCCCTCTTATTATTGGTTCAAGAACCTTTCACTCACGTTTGTTAGTGGGTACAGGTAAATATAAAGATTTGAATGAAACTGATTTAGCCATTCAAGCCAGTGGTGCTGAAATTGTCACAGTCGCAATTCGTCGTGTGAACATTGGGCAACACCCTGATCAACCTAATTTACTTTCTGTGATTCCACCAGAAAAATATACCATTTTACCGAACACAGCAGGTTGCTTTGATGCAAATAGTGCAGTGCGCACTTGTATGTTGGCGCGTGAACTGTTAGATGGTCACAATCTGGTAAAACTGGAAGTTTTAGGGGATGAAAAGACCCTGTATCCGAACATCACTGAAACCTTAAAAGCAGCGCGCACACTGATTGATGATGGTTTCGAGATTATGGTATACACCTCGGATGACCCCATTGTCGCGCAAGAATTAGAAAGCATGGGTTGCGTTGCAATTATGCCTTTAGGCAGTTTGATTGGCTCTGGTTTAGGCATTTTAAATCCGCATACCATTTCAATTATCAAAGAAAATGCCAAAGTTCCAGTGCTCGTTGATGCTGGTGTTGGTACAGCCAGCGATGCTGCCATTGCGATGGAATTAGGTTGCGACGGCGTACTGATGAATACCGCGATTGCTGCTGCTCAAAATCCAATTTTAATGGCATCTGCCATGAAAAAGGCGGTTGAAGCAGGTCGTGAAGCCTTCCTTGCAGGACGTATGCCACGTAAACGCATGGCAAATGCCAGCTCGCCTGAAACGGGTTATTTCTTTAAATAG
- a CDS encoding glutathione S-transferase N-terminal domain-containing protein — translation MKLYYSPGACSLASHIILNEINVDFDLVRVDLKTHKTEKGEDYYAINPKGYVPALEINPGLILTENVAILPFLAQHDPKQDLIPPSGLGRAKVLEWLGYLNSELHDAYAVFFGGPLSEEAKTKAYAEIDRLLTYIDTAIAESDHDYLVDDNFGPADAYLFVLTNWSNSIEHDLTPYKNVIGIRHKVAERQSVQMAMRDEGLIP, via the coding sequence ATGAAGCTTTATTATTCCCCAGGTGCATGTTCACTGGCATCTCATATTATTCTAAATGAAATTAATGTCGATTTTGATCTGGTTCGCGTAGACCTAAAAACCCATAAAACAGAAAAAGGTGAAGATTATTATGCAATTAACCCTAAAGGTTATGTCCCTGCCTTAGAAATTAATCCTGGGTTAATTCTGACCGAAAATGTGGCAATTTTACCCTTCCTTGCTCAGCATGATCCTAAACAGGATTTAATTCCGCCATCAGGTTTAGGACGTGCAAAAGTATTGGAATGGTTGGGCTACCTCAACTCAGAGTTACATGATGCCTATGCTGTATTTTTTGGTGGCCCTTTATCGGAAGAAGCTAAAACCAAGGCCTATGCAGAAATTGATCGCTTATTGACCTATATTGATACAGCCATTGCAGAATCTGATCATGACTATTTGGTGGACGATAATTTTGGTCCAGCAGATGCATATTTATTTGTGCTGACAAATTGGTCAAATTCAATTGAGCATGATTTAACGCCCTATAAAAATGTTATTGGTATACGTCATAAGGTTGCCGAGCGCCAGTCTGTGCAAATGGCGATGCGTGATGAAGGCTTAATCCCTTAA
- the thiS gene encoding sulfur carrier protein ThiS, with protein MQIFLNGEAKDTTCRNLLQLVQELELEGKRFAVEQNEMIISKSKLEQTPICDQDRIEIIQAVGGG; from the coding sequence ATGCAAATTTTTTTGAATGGTGAAGCAAAAGACACCACTTGTCGCAATCTTTTACAACTGGTTCAAGAATTAGAACTGGAAGGTAAACGCTTTGCGGTGGAACAAAATGAAATGATTATTTCTAAGTCCAAACTCGAACAAACCCCAATTTGTGATCAAGATCGCATTGAAATTATTCAGGCCGTTGGTGGCGGCTAA